From Tursiops truncatus isolate mTurTru1 chromosome 13, mTurTru1.mat.Y, whole genome shotgun sequence:
GGCATGGTTAAAGCCAAATCCAATGGCATTTAATTCAAACAAGCAAAGTAGCAAAGCAGGTGGCCAAAACGACTCTGTTGCTCACAGTTTCCCAGTGCAGCATATTTCATATCATAAAAACGTAGATGTTTAATCTCTGCTTCTTCTGACCTGTCATTATGTGCATGTCAAACATTTGACATGACAGATCTAGTAACTGTTTCTAAACCTCCCAGAAGTTAACTATGCTGTGAGACAGAAAGATAGCAGTTggaaaatgacattaaaatatcTATTGTCAAGGTTATCAATTTTGCAAAAACAGCGTACAATTTTATAAGCTCATCCACCGTTAtgaaattttatgaatttttctgTTATTGGATTAAAATTATATCTGCAgtgccatcaaaaagaatatgcTTTCAGGGTGTTCCATGGCTCCAATTCCCCAAACAGGGCTCTAAGTTTTAAGCCAGGTGCCTCTTCCTCCAGGCATTGACAGTGCTAGGGAAACTCTTCCCCTCTTACAATCACCCCAAGTTCTAGACTGCCCGCCAGATGCAGCCATCAGAAACACAAGTAAAACCTACATCTCCGGTGCTGCTGCACATTTAGTCTGTGTACAGCAACCGGGTTCTGTACTGATAAATACATCTATGATCTGTGGTTGTATATTTTAAGAGTCATCCTAAATGAACTGTTACCAATTAGAAGTAGTtccaagaatgaaaaaaatgttctctttcctAAAGGTCCCATAGAACTTATAAATTCTTTCACAAACTTTGGGACTATgtcctcaaaaacaaaaaacaaaaaaattcactgaatacatacatatatgcctGTTCACTGAATAGTTATTTGCTGAAATGTGTTCTTTCAGCACGAAGACATGGTTTGAAAGCATCTCAGTGTAGTAAAACTGAGTCCATTCTTTTTGattaaaattgtcattttaaatatgttttcatcagaaacaatgaTAATCAAAATCTTAATATAAGCAAGCAAAGttcttaaaaattcattaataatGATTTAACTTACTACTACTATTTTTCATTATTCCTAACTACTTTCTATAACCAAACAATAATTTTTACCCCTCTTATTTGGATGCCATTCATTAATAGACACTACAACAGTAAGACTTATTTTTATTAGAGATTTCGTTTAGTAAGAAATCTAAAAATGTGATTAGAAGAACCTACTGTTCTGTTTAACCTTATAAAATTTCATGACATATGATTTTGAcagctttaaaattatttccttaaaattgttatttttatttctcctagcTATCATTTAAACAAACTTACTCGTTTGAAGTCATTCATATTTGTTGCCTGGACTGGAGTcccaataaaagtaaaatatgaaattcTTGTTGTTTCTTCTTCACCCTGATTGGACTGAACaaatatctacacacacacacacacacacacacacacacacacacacacacacacaccaaaaaaggaaagaatttttacATTAATGATTACACTCCTTCTTTTATAAACATGCTTTAAATTTAATCAATTTCCTTAGGTTATTAATAAAAATACCTTCCATTCTTTGTAAGGATTAATCCAAATTACATTTAGACTAGTACTCCTATAGCATTATTAATTCTATTGTTTGCCCAGCTATTCTTACCTTCTCCAGGGATGTCATGGCAAGACACTCACATACACAAGTTCTTGATGATTTAGTGTGATGGTGTAGAAGGGTCATAGTTAAATTATTTACAAAGAATGTTGAAAGGGTATGAAATTCATGATTACAATGGGCAGAGTGTTACTGAAACTttactaaaattataatttttcactGAGGAAAATCTCTGCAGTTATATTCTTTCTGATAATCCTTCATTCATTCTATTTcctacaattttaaaagaaaaaaatagtactgGAAATAGGGTCCTAAAACTATACTGTGGCTTACATGTTTTTTCAAGCTTGGCTCTTTACCCTTTCTATTTAAAAACTCCCCTCAGCATGTTAGGAGACAGAAACTTTACTCATAGATCCTTTTTcaatatattgaatttttaaaatttgctctattaaaaaaaataactctacACGCTGTCTACTTAAGATTATTGCCTCTCTTGAATTCAGCAACATACTTTTTTCATTCTCAGATGGCACTAAGCAATCAGTTTTTGCTGTTTTTACAGGAAACCACAGATTCATCTCAAACTGAGCTATTCAATTAAAAACTCTAAGTCTATAAGTGGACTATtaaactagctatctatttatttGCAATGCTTTTTTAATCTAAGCACAACAGTTTATATTTACTGCTTTTAAAATCCATCTACTTATTCTGATTAGACTTCCTGATCAAAGCTGtcatttcaatttcaattttatcaCCAAAAAAAGTGACAGGCATGCTTTCTCTGTCGGGATTTAAGTCACTGactaaaattttgattttgataGGACACAGTGAAGACTGTGAACCTATCACAAGATAACTATGTTCAATGATTCTCAAAGATAGAGGAGATTATATTAGGATCTCTGGGTTTAAAGGGCTTTTCCAATAAACAAATGCCTTCCTCCCATCACTAAATAAAGTAACAGGTGTTATTAATTGAATGTTACAAATATGAGTAAAgtcaaaaaaatatttcataaccaGTGTTCCAGTATGGTATGACCATTTTCTGTAATTTCATCTGGGTAAAATATTTCAACTACTGAAAACTCAACTTTATATAATCTTTCATCTTACCACCATCTTACCATCATATACCACAAGTATATTCTGTGAAATTCTACTTTCTGAAAACCCCGTAAAATGAACACATGCTATGGCATTCTAATTTACAAAAACCAGAATCCACTAACACAAAGAAATCACATTAGCTTGGCATGCCTTGTTCTCAAGTGACTCTGTGCTGGTTCCCACTCCTTTTTCTAGGTATTCTACTATTCTTTTATAACCCTCCTACCCCCTCCTCTGAAGGAACAGGCTAGGGTGGACAGGTGGTTTAGGAGCATGTGTTGGGTTTTAATACTAAAATTCACAAAAGCAATTAATAACTGCTAAAAAGCTGCTGCTTTCTTAATGTAAATTAAGATAATATAAAACTAtcttttaaaagccatttttacTGAGATCGCGGCCACTACACTATTAAAAACTCTATATTCTAGAAAAGTAAATTGGACTTTACAAACGTATCATCACTCATCACCAGGTATGAAGGAAGCACAAATATCTTCTATTTAAGTATAAATGTTCTAGAATAAACTTTTAACAAAAGTTGCCAAAGATGTATacgtaatatatatatatgtaaactgaCAAatccacaaatttaaaaaaaatcaatccgtCTTTCCTTTTTAGGGCACACAGAtgaattagaaagaagaaaattcagtTAGCTCATTAGACATGTTTATGCATTTCAAACCAAGTGGACAATTATTACTTTTAAGGATCACTTGGAATCAGCTAGGATACTAAAGATGGCATGAACTGTCACCCACAACCCGTTAAATATATCTGAATGAAATATTACTTACAGTTACACTGTTAACATTCTGAAACTTTACATAACGAAGTGGGACAATACCATCTTCTTTAATATCATCCTCTGTTAGTTCCAGAGCTTGAGTTGGCTCACTTCTTTCTGCCTCTTCAAAATCCATAGACCGGGGTAGATtgataaaaatttttacataCTTAGGACCCTGACCTATAAAATggtagaataaaattaaatgctaACGCCAAACATATTACTGGTATATTCTTGGCCTGCTAAAACTATACTAAGTACTAGGAATACTAGatgaaaacacatacatatatatgtacatgcataaCATATACACAGAGTTCTTGCCCTCAACTATAAAAGACATACTATGATACATGCACAACTCTCAGTGAGGAGGTATAGCGAAGGTGGCAGTGGAGTCTGACAGCACATGCAGGCTGACAGAAagtttcataaaagaaataacattGACATGGGTCTTGCAGTTGCCATCAGTTGGTACATTTTGTTATTTAGGAGGAAAGCACTATCAGTGACAACATTTAGCCAGAAGGAAATTAAttacacaaactaccaaaattcaTCTTAGGGATTAGGATGTGCTCAGTGGTAAAATCATATTGATAGAGTGTCTTAGTCCTTTTAACTTCAGACCAGTGTTTTGTGACTGATTAAGGAATCTTAAGATAGTCACACTGCTTAAATACTCATTTCTATAgcatttgcttttataaatactttgtattctcagaataaagaaacaattttattagTGAAAAGTCATTAATACACGAAAATTTAGAATAGCAAATGATAAGGGAATGCTACCTGATAAGCGTACTGCTTCTCCCAACCAACTAAAAAACCAGAATCCTAGTCCCCACTGCCCATCCCATGCCCGCACCCCTGCCTGCCCCAACCAGCAAAAAACACTTcagtaagaaacagaaaaaagggggtgggagggtgaataGCACAATTctttatttaatgaaaagaaaaatgccaagTCTGTACAATCATGTTTACCGCATCATaatatgtataaagaagatgaaacTATAATTAGAGCACAAATAGGAAGATCCGGAGCCTGTCTTATCACCTGTAACAGGAGGAATGTGAAATAATTCTCCCAGTTCTGATCCTGAAAAACAGCTACCTCAACCCTAGAATCTTTAGTTGGAAGAAAGGGCTACCTCGTTTTCAGATTAAAAGGGAacttaaattctaaaataaaaaacttcGGAAAAAGGGTAAacgtttctttttttattactttcggTCCAATAATCTCACATTATTTGCCCACTGCTTTGTTCTAAGAACAATTTCACTCCTTCCCAAAACAAGAAATCTTTACCtctatttaataaaaagttttaacctaagtgtccatcaacagaatggataaagaagatgtagtaaatatatatacaatggaatcctactcaaccataaaaaagaatgaaattttgcaatttgcaacaacatggatggacctggagggtattatgctaagtgaaataggtcagacagagaaagacaaatgctgtatgatatcacttacttatatgtggaatctgaaaactaCGACAAACTTgggaatataacaaaaaagaagcagacccacagataaagaaaacaaactagtggttaccagtgtggaagaggggaggagggaggagcaagataggggtaagagattaagaggtacaaacttctatgtataaaatgaataagctacaaggatatactgtacaacacagggaatatagccaatattttagaattactataaatggaataacccttaaaaattgtgaatcattatgttgtacacttaaaacttaCATAGGagtatacatcaactatacctcaatttaaaaaaaaagaaaagaaaaaaaagaaaagttttaaatatgtGCTAGCAGGTCTACAGAGCAGAAAGTTAAAGAAAAGCTGCCCATTACTCACCATTATCCGGCCCTTGAAATTTCATTGAATAAAGCTTAACAGGCTGATTGAATGCCACGGTAATAAGTagctgtgaagaaaataatagtttcatttttaaaggactgTTGAACACCTTAAATAACACAATAGCTAAGGAGATTTAAATAATTAAGCAGCAGACAAAATTTAATTCATCTAACAAAACCAACGTAATATAGAATATCAGTAAGTTGAAAGTAACTTGATTAGGCtgacatttgaaaaatacattaatgTATTATTCGTAtaaagaaataacaacaaaatttaaTAGAATTAACTAAAATTATATGTAAGAACCTAAAGTCTTGTAACCTAAAACTGATAAGCAATCTGctttccaaaaaaacaaacaaaatcccgaaattaaaatttaaactatatattttagcatattaagcttattattttccaaaacaatttaTTTGTGGAAGCATCCACCCACGTCACTTGACAATTTGGAGACAATGCACACAGGCTACGTGGAGAGACTAGACCTCAAATGAACTCTATTTGATCCAAAACTCAAGAGAACAGGACTCACAGCTCTAACAGTAACCTCCAAACctccattttaaatttatctgaCTAACTGAATCTGAAAAGCTAGGTAAGGGAACTGGAACACAAAACAATGCCGAAATGCCTATCTctgattcattcactcaatctTCTTTCCAGCTAAAATTCTGTCTGATGTAGGTACCTATGCTTCTACCCTGGGAGGAAGATTTCCTTGGCAGGAAGATTTCAGGGAAGCTGTAGCCAGTCCTTCTGATATGCATCACCACATTATTTCAGGGCACCATTTACAAGGAGCACAATGTGAATGATATTCTCAAAGCTATACAGTAAGGTAGCTCTGGCTGGAGCAAAGAAAGATGGGATTTGGATTTATGATTTCAAATCACTGTGGTCTATTTGCTTAAGAAAATACTTAAATTACTCCCTTTGGTTATGTAAGTACCTTTTATACTTGACCTGTAATTGTGTGCCAGAAAATAAGCATGACATGCTTAGAGACTTGAACCACAGGTGCAGAGGATTATGAGAGTAGAAAGCTAGAAGCAGATAAAGTCAGCAAGAATACGACACCTTCTTCCTGAAGTCACTGAAGAACCATTTAactcttttaagaaaaagaagcatgatcagatttatattttagagaaataaCTTTTGTGAACATGTAAAAGATGAACAGGAAATGGGGACAAAGCAGAGGCAATggaatagaaattaaattaaggaaaataacactcaagatgaagacagagatggCTTGATAAAGGCAGTACTATACTACACTACTTCCTCTGGAACAATAATGCTGGGAATTATAGGGAAATACAACAGGTTTACATCTGGGAGTGAGGACTAGACATACAGGGAGGGCTCATCTAATTAGTTTCTATTTCTCAGGGACAAAGTCGTGTAGGAAGTATGAAGGCAAGTCAAGAATGAACAAAAGGACTTAAGAAGAGTGAAGGCTCAACTCAGCCTTCGGGGCAATCCAAGAGATCGGTGATTCTCCGCAGTGCAGCTGGcatagaagaacaaagaaacgAGGGGGGTCTGCAGGGTCAAAGGACAGGGGTGAagttataaaaaggaagaaagaagtgagCATCTGGAAAAGAGAAATCCTGAGATGGAAACCTGAACAAGAAACAAGAGCAGGCATAAATACTGATAATCCTTACAAGCCTTAAGCATTCGGTTACCTGTTCATCACAATCAGATTCCAAGAAGGTCATGTCTTTTCGTAAACAGTTGTCAAATCCATGCTCGTCACTTTCATTAAGACATTCACAGCCAGCTTTGTTAATAAAAGGCATTAAAtccatctgaaaaaaattaaaccaagaCTTTAGGCAAAGCATCTGGATTTGGTATAAAAATCTtaataagaaatgtaaatatgtgattcttttttttattgtacaatattatgtttcttgggtacaacacagtgattaacaatttttaaaggttatattccatttatagttactataagaTACTGactatttcctgtgttgtacaatacatccttgtatgtgattcttttttttctaaactttttattttatattggagtgacTCTCTCTTGATTAagcaattttaaagaaaacttatatctcatttaaaatagTTACTAAAACTTTTATAATAATCTTTTCATTTGAACTTCTGACATCTATCACTAATAATTAAAGCCAAATTTAGGCTTAGCCCACTTAATAAGAAACCAAAATCAAGTCTCTAACACAAAGATTATTAAATGTTGACTTATACGTTTTTTAATAGCAGTGTTTTGAAGTGGAAAATATGCAAactaaaatatctacaaaatatcCAAAGAAAGCCTACCTCCCTCTTCTAGTAATCATGCACTCTTTAAACCTATATCCGTGAAGAGTTTAAAGATAAATAgcaaataactatttaaaaaatttttatcatggAAAATTCCAAACATACACAAATAGACTAATACAGTGAACCTCAGGTATCCACCTCCCAGCTACAATAATCATCAACTCATGCCCACTCTTATCTCACCTTTACCCTGTAACCATTCCCAACCTTTCTCCcaattattttcaagtaaattttagacatttttttcatttcattcatgaaCATTTCAGTGTGTTCACAAGAGATAAGTActcaaaaaaaaatcctcagtatCATTATCACAACTAAaacaatgaataatattttaatatcatcaATATCAATGTTCAAATTTCTTCAACTGTCTCATAAATGTTTTACAGTTGAAATTACTGAGTCTCAGAATAAGAATCCAAGAAAAGTACAAATACCGTATTTGGTTAATGTCTCTTAAATCTCTGTTAATCTATAGTCATTTAGCCTATAGATTTCTTATATTCTGGATTTTGCTGAGTGCTTTCCTGTGGCGTCATTTAACATTTTCCTGTATATGTTTTGGCTAATACTTTCAACACAACGCCATAGAGTTGCAGTGACAGTGGTCATCCCTGTCTTGTTTCTGACTTCAGTGGGAATGCCTCCAGTACTTccccattaaaattttattgaacacTTTAGGAATAAATAGATATTGCactctgtcaaatgctttttccccATATTAGGAAATCATGAGTTTTCTCCTCTAGATTGCTGAAttttgtttactaatattttatttaagatttgtACACCAATATTCCTAACTGGAACTGGTTGGTAGCTTTCTTTTTTGCTGCAAACTTTGTCAGATTCTGGGATCAATGTCATAACTTACTTCAAAATGAAACTTttaagttttctctctttttatatggTCTTGAGTAGTTGCAGTTAACACAAGACTACCTGATCTTTAGAGAtttggtagaatttccctgtgaagtcATCTTGGTATTTATGTAAGAGCTCTTTTACTATTTTCTCTACTTCCTCAATGGTGATTGGTCTATTTAGGAGTTCTGCTTCTAGTGGAGTTGattttgaaactatttttctAGAAAAGTATCCATTTCACCTACTAAAcaaaaactgtttttaaagtttaccaagtaatttaaaaaaaataaaaaataaaaaaataaagattaccaAGTATTCTAAGTTATCAGATACATGTTCACCATTCTATCAGTCTTCATTACGAATACTAATACACATACTAATACATGTGTATATGGTTCTGAAAGACTAAAGAAAACTTTACATTTCAAATAATTATCAATATGGTAATAATCCATTAGAATATACCCTTAATTATTCATAGACTAGCCTAGATGCTTCCAAAgccaaaatattcttttctattatatcaAATGTTACATTGcattaaatgttaaatgtattACTCAGGGTAACATAATGTAGCCAATTCAaaaagggaggcaggaagaaaaggagcACTACACAGCTAAGTTCTACTACTACAGAATTATTCTGAACTTCTTGAACATTTGCCTTGAAAATGTGACAAAATCTTTCAAACATTTGCCTACCATCCTACCGAGATGCCTCTTCCATACTATATGCAGGATCAAGACCCCAGGCTTGAAGACAACATTGCAGTCGTACTTCCAATACcttaatgatgaaaataaactaaataggtaaataatttaaaattggtTTTTAATTTATCATGGGGCACACAAAACAAGTATCATATTTGAACAGTTGCATTAAAGTGCTCTGTTTTACAACACTGTCTGGGACAAACTGGCATAATATTGTATACTTGACATAACTGCAAACTgacatatttggaaaatatgtaaTTGGAAATAAGTATCACTACTTATGCAATCAACTTGCCA
This genomic window contains:
- the TXNL1 gene encoding thioredoxin-like protein 1 isoform X2, coding for MVGVKPVGSDPDFQPELSGAGSRLAVVKFTMRGCGPCLRIAPAFSSMSNKYPQAVFLEVDVHQCQGTAATNNISATPTFLFFRNKVRIDQYQGADAVGLEEKIKQHLENDPGSNEDTDIPKGYMDLMPFINKAGCECLNESDEHGFDNCLRKDMTFLESDCDEQLLITVAFNQPVKLYSMKFQGPDNEAERSEPTQALELTEDDIKEDGIVPLRYVKFQNVNSVTIFVQSNQGEEETTRISYFTFIGTPVQATNMNDFKRVVGKKGESH
- the TXNL1 gene encoding thioredoxin-like protein 1 isoform X1, translated to MVGVKPVGSDPDFQPELSGAGSRLAVVKFTMRGCGPCLRIAPAFSSMSNKYPQAVFLEVDVHQCQGTAATNNISATPTFLFFRNKVRIDQYQGADAVGLEEKIKQHLENDPGSNEDTDIPKGYMDLMPFINKAGCECLNESDEHGFDNCLRKDMTFLESDCDEQLLITVAFNQPVKLYSMKFQGPDNGQGPKYVKIFINLPRSMDFEEAERSEPTQALELTEDDIKEDGIVPLRYVKFQNVNSVTIFVQSNQGEEETTRISYFTFIGTPVQATNMNDFKRVVGKKGESH
- the TXNL1 gene encoding thioredoxin-like protein 1 isoform X3, translating into MSNKYPQAVFLEVDVHQCQGTAATNNISATPTFLFFRNKVRIDQYQGADAVGLEEKIKQHLENDPGSNEDTDIPKGYMDLMPFINKAGCECLNESDEHGFDNCLRKDMTFLESDCDEQLLITVAFNQPVKLYSMKFQGPDNGQGPKYVKIFINLPRSMDFEEAERSEPTQALELTEDDIKEDGIVPLRYVKFQNVNSVTIFVQSNQGEEETTRISYFTFIGTPVQATNMNDFKRVVGKKGESH